A genomic window from Camelina sativa cultivar DH55 chromosome 2, Cs, whole genome shotgun sequence includes:
- the LOC104753322 gene encoding putative rRNA 2'-O-methyltransferase fibrillarin 3, whose product MTHPQRRRGGGGRGRGLATGGGGSAVRGRGSESGGGIKGGSKVLVAPHRHAGVFIAKSKGDALVTKNLVPGEIIYDEKRIFVQNEDRSTVEYRIWNPHRSKLAAAINIGVDNIWIKPGLKVLYLGASSGYSVSHVSDIVGHEGCVYAVEHSHICGSDLVNMTEKRTNVIPIIEDARHPAKYRMLVGMVDIILCDINQPDQATIIATNASYFLKPGGHFMITISANSIDSKLSAETVYQKEVEKLQMEELRPTEILPLDNCEGDHACVFGGYRLPRKQNS is encoded by the exons ATGACACATCCCCAAAGAA GACGTGGTGGTGGTGGCCGTGGAAGAGGTTTAGCCACAGGCGGTGGAGGAAGTGCCGTAAGAGGCCGTGGAAGTGAATCCGGCGGAGGAATTAAGGGAGGAAGCAAAGTGTTAGTGGCGCCACACAGGCACGCAGGAGTGTTCATTGCCAAGAGTAAAGGAGATGCTCTTGTCACCAAGAACTTAGTTCCTGGTGAAATCATTTACGATGAGAAGAGAATCTTTGTTCAGAACGAAGATCGATCTACAGTTGAATACAGGATTTGGAACCCTCATAGATCTAAGTTAGCTGCTGCTATTAACATTGGTGTTGATAACATTTGGATC AAACCTGGTCTTAAAGTTCTTTACCTTGGTGCTTCTTCCGGATACTCTGTATCTCATGTCTCCGACATTGTTGGCCAT GAGGGATGTGTTTACGCTGTTGAGCATTCTCATATATGTGGTAGCGATTTGGTGAACATGACTGAGAAGAGAACTAATGTTATCCCAATCATTGAAGATGCTAGACATCCTGCTAAATACAGAATGCTTGTTGGCATGGTTGATATCATATTATGTGATATTAATCAACCAGACCAAGCTACGATCATAGCTACCAATGCATCATATTTCCTCAAACCTGGAGGTCATTTTATGATTACTATAAGC gCGAATAGTATAGACTCAAAGTTATCAGCAGAAACAGTGTATCAGAAGGAAGTGGAGAAGCTGCAAATGGAGGAGTTGAGACCAACAGAGATATTGCCTCTTGACAATTGTGAGGGTGACCATGCTTGTGTTTTTGGTGGATATCGCTTGCCTAGGAAGCAAAATAGCTGA
- the LOC104727517 gene encoding uncharacterized protein LOC104727517, with protein MPKTSIIRFIYDGYYSSIGKDVRWISSKDNEVYSFLMKTSSSDVSYAKLVEKICSKIKVDVAMKNLRIDGVNKEIALVGGTNGSGGGGIVDMYVREPSLQNLVVVENEDRDVEGNQSGPLLWEDGLDFTIGQEFGSKKAIQSLIEKAGHKNCFEFVVKKSEPVAAAREAKKEADPEIELHDLCSKYYWIEVWVLAYSRTIYPVPHSCQWIVPRRP; from the coding sequence ATGCCAAAGACTTCAATCATACGCTTTATTTATGATGGATACTATTCAAGTATTGGAAAAGATGTACGATGGATTTCAAGTAAAGATAATGAAGTGTATTCTTTTCTTATGAAGACATCATCTAGTGATGTATCATATGCTAAGTTGGTTGAGAAGATATGCAGCAAGATAAAGGTAGATGTGGCTATGAAAAATCTGAGAATTGATGGAGTGAATAAAGAGATTGCTCTAGTTGGTGGAACGAatggtagtggtggtggtggtatcGTCGATATGTACGTAAGAGAACCATCACTACAAAATCTAGTGGTGGTCGAGAATGAAGATAGAGATGTAGAAGGAAACCAGTCTGGACCTCTTTTATGGGAAGATGGTCTTGATTTCACGATAGGCCAGGAATTTGGAAGCAAAAAAGCAATACAAAGTTTAATTGAAAAGGCTGGACATAAgaattgttttgagtttgttgtaAAGAAGTCGGAGCCAGTAGCAGCTGCAAGAGAAGCAAAGAAGGAAGCAGATCCTGAGATAGAGTTACATGACTTGTGTTCAAAATATTACTGGATTGAGGTTTGGGTTTTGGCGTATTCAAGGACGATTTATCCGGTTCCCCATAGTTGTCAATGGATTGTTCCGAGGAGACCATGA